In Treponema primitia ZAS-2, a genomic segment contains:
- a CDS encoding MlaD family protein, with protein MKFRIRFADQIVGLLIILALAILVFAIFMLGSQQRWFAKDQTYRSHFDSASGLSANMPVQYKGFTIGNVKSFDLTDDDKVEVRFTIYDTYLDRVRVGSLVELRVNPIGIGGGQFIFHPGLPEESMEGDFIPTVNSEEGREYLEKGLVVISSNDDSITVIITRVNNLLQNVNGAVTQLRDAIRGTEATTLGRTITGIEATVKGVSTLVGDVDQSLPPVLGDIRQIAAEIQGITAEIRLIAGDLKKVSGELANPDSLVMTALDTQGAVYTNLERSLSALSGTLESVEVTAAAFPAMAPQIGAILSELREALGEAADVMVALRNNPLLKNGVPQKIQSGTGGVSPRDVSF; from the coding sequence ATGAAGTTCAGGATACGTTTTGCGGATCAGATTGTAGGGCTCCTTATTATCCTGGCCCTGGCCATCCTGGTGTTTGCTATTTTTATGCTCGGCTCACAGCAACGCTGGTTCGCCAAGGATCAGACCTACCGTTCCCATTTCGATTCCGCCTCAGGCCTCAGTGCCAATATGCCAGTACAGTACAAAGGTTTTACCATCGGAAATGTAAAGTCCTTTGACCTGACCGATGATGATAAGGTGGAGGTCCGGTTCACCATCTACGACACTTACCTTGACCGGGTCAGGGTGGGTTCCCTGGTGGAACTCCGGGTGAACCCCATCGGCATCGGGGGAGGACAGTTTATCTTTCACCCCGGCCTCCCGGAAGAATCCATGGAAGGGGATTTTATACCCACGGTTAATTCCGAAGAAGGCAGGGAGTACCTTGAAAAAGGCCTGGTCGTCATTTCCAGTAATGATGACAGTATTACTGTTATCATTACCAGGGTAAATAACCTGCTGCAGAATGTTAACGGCGCGGTAACCCAGCTCCGGGACGCCATCCGGGGAACCGAGGCTACCACCCTGGGGCGCACCATAACCGGGATAGAGGCAACCGTCAAAGGCGTTTCTACCCTGGTGGGGGATGTGGACCAATCCCTTCCCCCGGTGCTGGGTGATATCAGGCAAATTGCCGCGGAGATACAGGGAATTACCGCTGAGATACGTTTGATTGCAGGGGATTTGAAAAAAGTTTCCGGGGAACTGGCAAATCCTGACAGCCTGGTGATGACTGCCCTGGATACCCAAGGTGCGGTGTACACCAACCTTGAGCGCTCCCTTTCCGCCCTTTCGGGAACCCTGGAAAGCGTAGAGGTCACCGCCGCCGCCTTCCCGGCCATGGCGCCCCAGATTGGGGCTATCCTTTCGGAACTTCGGGAAGCCCTGGGGGAGGCGGCGGATGTGATGGTCGCCCTCAGAAATAACCCGCTTCTGAAAAACGGGGTCCCCCAAAAAATTCAGTCCGGGACCGGGGGCGTCAGCCCAAGGGATGTTTCTTTTTAA
- a CDS encoding VOC family protein, producing the protein MKLIRFDQVAITASNIVESVHFYVDILGMELDRTNDRYSLVFGNQRINIRRIGDEDIPAPRNETLGSAGICLVAEGKIASIYEELRGKNAPFAGDLGIVSRTVGETQVDSVYLQDPDGNLVEIRVYSPG; encoded by the coding sequence GTGAAGCTTATCCGGTTTGATCAGGTGGCGATAACCGCCAGTAATATTGTTGAATCCGTTCACTTTTATGTGGACATACTCGGCATGGAGCTGGACCGGACCAATGACCGCTATTCGCTTGTGTTCGGTAACCAGCGGATCAATATCCGCAGAATCGGTGATGAGGATATCCCTGCGCCCCGGAATGAAACCCTGGGCAGCGCCGGCATCTGCCTGGTAGCGGAGGGCAAAATCGCATCGATCTACGAAGAATTGCGGGGAAAGAACGCCCCCTTTGCGGGGGATTTAGGCATAGTCAGCCGCACAGTGGGCGAAACCCAGGTGGACAGCGTATACCTCCAGGACCCGGACGGGAACCTGGTGGAGATCAGGGTATACAGCCCGGGTTGA
- a CDS encoding leucine-rich repeat domain-containing protein produces MASAPESPVTNWAYYNTDDKKSYIYDGTYWQILAQDGEDGATGEKGDKGDKGDKGDKGDSVYASVATLFSYLEDLPDNDADNPIVATLIGSVTLADLYAALNTAGKFVVLDLESATTTDTFANGVTPGKEKIVSLVLPATLTEIPSGTTLDAGTFANFSNLKSVYGANAVTVGSEAFYNCTSLTSVDLPEATSINNNAFQKCTRLTSVSLPKATTIRVSAFEACTSLTSVDLPKATTINNNAFQECPSLASITLGETLPTVGFYIFNGIPLKDIALKVPAGSVWCLRHVAGK; encoded by the coding sequence TTGGCAAGCGCCCCCGAAAGCCCCGTGACCAACTGGGCCTACTACAACACCGATGACAAGAAGTCCTACATCTATGACGGCACATATTGGCAGATACTGGCACAGGACGGCGAGGACGGAGCCACCGGAGAGAAAGGCGACAAAGGCGACAAAGGCGACAAAGGCGACAAGGGCGACTCCGTCTACGCTTCCGTTGCCACTCTTTTCAGCTACCTGGAAGACCTTCCGGACAACGACGCAGACAATCCCATCGTCGCAACATTAATCGGCAGTGTAACCCTGGCTGACCTGTACGCCGCTCTTAATACCGCCGGGAAGTTTGTTGTCCTGGACCTGGAAAGCGCAACAACAACGGATACTTTCGCCAATGGCGTAACACCGGGGAAAGAGAAGATTGTCTCCCTGGTGCTGCCCGCTACGCTCACTGAGATACCGAGTGGCACCACCCTTGACGCGGGCACTTTTGCTAATTTTTCGAACCTGAAATCCGTGTACGGCGCGAATGCCGTGACCGTGGGCAGCGAAGCCTTCTACAACTGCACCAGCCTTACGTCGGTGGACCTCCCGGAGGCCACCTCCATCAACAACAACGCCTTCCAGAAATGCACCAGGCTTACATCAGTGAGCCTCCCGAAGGCCACCACCATCAGAGTAAGCGCCTTCGAGGCCTGCACCAGCCTTACGTCGGTGGACCTCCCGAAGGCCACCACCATCAACAACAACGCCTTCCAGGAATGCCCCAGCCTTGCGTCGATAACCTTGGGCGAAACGCTGCCTACCGTCGGCTTCTATATATTCAATGGGATTCCCCTTAAAGACATTGCGCTCAAAGTACCCGCCGGATCGGTTTGGTGCCTACGACACGTGGCGGGGAAATAA
- a CDS encoding alanine--tRNA ligase, producing the protein MNAQELRSKYVEFFKSKAHAQIQGKSLLPDNDPTVLFTTAGMHPLVPYLLGEPHPAGNRLVDYQKCIRTGDIDSVGDPSHLTFFEMLGNWSLGDYFKDGAIRMSFEFLTSAEWLGIPVEKLGVTVFEGDDTVPRDDESAAIWKALGIPESRISYLPRADNWWGPAGTTGPCGPDSEMFYDIGKEPCGPKCGPGCSCGKWLEIWNDVFMQYNKAADGSYEPLARKCVDTGMGIERTVTILNGKKSVYDTEIFAPIIAAVEKVSGYTYGSDPEKDKSVRIICDHVRTATFILGDPKAVSPSNVGAGYVLRRLIRRAVRHGHKLGIEDRQILSPIAAVVVEKFKGPYPELEENWKYIKTELDSEEEKFLETLQKGEHEFEKLLPNLIKDPRKIMSGRMAFKLYDTYGFPIELTDELAQEQGLKVNREEFDEAFKKHQELSRAGSEQIFKGGLVDQGEISTKYHTATHLLHKALRMILGDHVAQKGSNITAERMRFDFSHGSPMSPEEVQKVQDIVNEQIQRDLQVTMKVMNLDDAKALGAMALFGEKYESQVKVYSIGDFSTEVCGGPHVEHTGTMGKFRIQKEQSSSAGVRRIRAVLE; encoded by the coding sequence ATGAACGCCCAGGAACTTAGGTCCAAATATGTAGAGTTTTTCAAGTCAAAGGCCCATGCCCAGATTCAGGGCAAATCCCTGCTTCCCGACAATGACCCCACGGTGCTTTTTACCACTGCGGGTATGCACCCCCTGGTGCCCTACCTCCTGGGGGAGCCCCACCCGGCGGGGAACCGTTTAGTGGATTACCAGAAGTGTATTCGCACCGGGGACATCGATTCCGTGGGGGACCCCAGCCACCTGACCTTTTTTGAGATGCTGGGAAACTGGTCACTGGGGGACTATTTCAAGGACGGGGCCATCAGGATGAGCTTTGAATTCCTCACCTCAGCGGAATGGCTGGGCATACCCGTGGAAAAGCTGGGGGTTACGGTGTTTGAAGGGGACGATACAGTGCCCCGGGACGATGAATCCGCCGCGATCTGGAAAGCCCTGGGGATTCCTGAAAGCCGCATCTCCTACCTGCCCCGGGCGGACAACTGGTGGGGCCCTGCAGGAACCACCGGCCCCTGCGGCCCGGATTCGGAGATGTTCTACGACATCGGGAAGGAGCCCTGCGGCCCGAAATGCGGCCCGGGCTGTTCCTGCGGGAAGTGGCTGGAAATCTGGAACGACGTGTTCATGCAGTACAATAAGGCCGCCGACGGGAGCTATGAGCCCCTGGCCCGGAAGTGCGTGGATACCGGCATGGGCATTGAACGGACCGTCACCATCCTAAACGGCAAAAAGTCGGTCTACGATACGGAGATCTTTGCCCCCATTATCGCTGCGGTTGAGAAGGTTTCAGGCTATACCTATGGCAGCGACCCTGAAAAAGACAAGTCGGTACGTATCATCTGCGACCATGTCCGGACCGCCACCTTCATCCTGGGGGACCCCAAGGCGGTGAGCCCCTCCAATGTGGGTGCTGGCTATGTGCTGCGCCGTCTCATACGCCGGGCGGTGCGGCACGGGCACAAGCTGGGCATTGAGGATCGGCAGATTCTTTCCCCCATTGCCGCGGTGGTGGTGGAAAAGTTCAAGGGGCCCTACCCGGAGCTTGAGGAAAACTGGAAGTATATAAAGACGGAGCTCGATAGCGAGGAAGAGAAATTCCTGGAAACCCTCCAGAAGGGGGAGCATGAATTTGAAAAACTCCTCCCCAACCTCATCAAGGATCCCCGGAAGATCATGTCCGGCCGTATGGCCTTCAAACTCTACGATACCTACGGCTTCCCTATTGAGCTGACCGACGAGCTTGCCCAGGAGCAGGGCCTCAAGGTGAACCGGGAGGAATTTGACGAGGCCTTCAAGAAGCACCAGGAGCTTTCCCGGGCCGGGAGCGAGCAGATCTTCAAGGGAGGGCTGGTAGATCAGGGGGAAATTTCCACCAAATACCACACCGCCACCCACCTGCTCCACAAGGCTCTGCGCATGATTTTAGGGGATCATGTGGCCCAGAAGGGGTCCAACATCACCGCCGAGCGTATGCGCTTCGACTTTTCCCACGGCTCCCCAATGAGCCCCGAGGAAGTACAGAAGGTGCAGGACATTGTGAATGAGCAGATCCAGCGGGACCTGCAGGTTACCATGAAAGTTATGAACCTGGATGATGCCAAGGCTTTAGGCGCCATGGCACTTTTCGGGGAAAAGTACGAATCCCAGGTCAAGGTCTACAGCATCGGTGATTTTTCCACGGAAGTATGCGGGGGCCCCCATGTGGAGCATACCGGCACCATGGGGAAATTCAGGATACAGAAGGAACAATCTTCCTCCGCCGGGGTGCGGCGCATCCGGGCGGTACTTGAATAG